One stretch of Phycisphaerae bacterium DNA includes these proteins:
- a CDS encoding sigma-54-dependent Fis family transcriptional regulator, translating into MSENTKGVVLVVDDEPLKRITLQIELSQAGYTVLDATDAESALRQLQARPVDVVVTDVRMPQMDGLQFLEQIKVHWPHTHVILMTAYGTVDAAVTAIKRGAQDYLTKPFATEVLIRKLDGLRAAGVLGGAAGAQPAGGEQAGPLVGYSYAGAQLCRQVRELTGNDCAVLLQGETGTGKGLVARTIHQLSRGGQKPFLVLDCDLCPAPKLEMDLPAKFEEAAGGTLFLQNVDTLPSEIQGRLLYLLDRMQTPQGGGLDVRLICATGCDLKSLVDSGGFRKDLAYRISTVTVTVPPLRDRREDIVPLSEAYLRNRAQRTGGQTLRLASQATEAMLAYHWPGNIRELEHVLERAAALTSGGQIELRDVLLPEESTRLTSTSAAADAVRPPALTETIADIERTLIDSALQRAAGNQARAAQILGIPRTTLRDKMTKYGMVGTSQGKSDIET; encoded by the coding sequence ATGAGCGAGAACACCAAGGGCGTCGTGCTTGTCGTCGATGACGAGCCACTGAAGAGAATCACGTTACAGATTGAGCTTTCGCAAGCGGGTTATACGGTCCTGGATGCCACCGATGCCGAGTCTGCGCTCAGGCAGCTGCAGGCCCGGCCGGTGGACGTGGTGGTCACCGATGTTCGGATGCCCCAGATGGACGGGCTGCAGTTTCTGGAGCAGATCAAGGTGCACTGGCCGCACACCCACGTGATCCTGATGACCGCTTACGGGACAGTTGATGCAGCAGTCACGGCGATCAAGCGTGGTGCCCAGGACTACCTGACGAAGCCATTTGCCACGGAGGTGCTGATCCGCAAGCTGGATGGTCTGCGGGCGGCCGGGGTTCTGGGCGGGGCGGCGGGAGCCCAGCCGGCGGGTGGGGAGCAGGCTGGCCCGCTGGTCGGGTACAGTTACGCGGGGGCCCAACTTTGTCGGCAGGTGCGTGAGCTGACTGGCAACGACTGTGCCGTCCTGCTACAAGGTGAGACCGGGACCGGCAAGGGTCTGGTCGCGCGGACGATCCATCAGCTCAGCCGTGGTGGCCAGAAGCCGTTTTTGGTGCTGGACTGCGATCTGTGTCCGGCGCCCAAGCTGGAGATGGATCTGCCCGCCAAGTTCGAGGAAGCTGCGGGGGGGACCTTGTTTCTTCAGAACGTAGACACGCTGCCCTCGGAGATCCAGGGTCGGTTGCTGTATCTGCTGGACCGGATGCAGACGCCGCAGGGTGGCGGGCTCGATGTTCGGCTGATCTGCGCGACCGGCTGCGACCTGAAGTCTCTGGTTGACTCGGGCGGATTTCGCAAGGATCTCGCCTATCGCATCTCGACCGTGACGGTGACCGTGCCACCGCTTCGCGATCGCCGCGAGGACATCGTGCCGCTGTCTGAGGCGTATCTACGGAACAGGGCCCAACGGACCGGCGGGCAGACGCTGCGTCTTGCCTCGCAGGCGACGGAGGCCATGCTCGCCTATCATTGGCCGGGCAACATTCGCGAGTTGGAGCATGTTCTTGAACGGGCCGCGGCCCTGACCAGCGGGGGCCAGATCGAGCTTCGGGACGTTCTCCTCCCCGAGGAGTCTACCCGCTTGACCTCGACCAGCGCGGCCGCCGACGCGGTTCGCCCGCCGGCGCTGACCGAGACAATCGCCGACATTGAACGGACGCTGATCGATTCCGCGCTTCAGCGGGCCGCCGGCAACCAAGCCCGGGCCGCTCAGATTCTCGGCATTCCCCGCACCACCCTGCGTGACAAGATGACCAAGTACGGCATGGTTGGCACTTCGCAGGGCAAGAGCGACATCGAGACCTGA
- a CDS encoding glycoside hydrolase family 16 protein, with product MRPDLLLAAIVCAVLSPPTVWGQVQVEAPRKMLEDFENGRDGWNYVDGREFPGAKGSLALDTTVAHGGKASLKLEADFTAGGAYVGTYRDLDRLKDEDFKAIHLWIKSNHVAHIGVRIVDSTDQCHQKHGGVALAATADWQKVVLKIADVVGGEHWGGANDGRWHGPAKGLGINIGRDAATARTGASSIHLDDIEVVPGPVMDGHPTLHSVVPDRPSCRPGFEVAVRYRWDAEPLGSDHRVFVHLLDAKGKMVFQSDHAAPESTSIWSGRIEYKNRIYVPIDSPEGEYVMVAGLYRGGRRVVLKAGDGVTAFRGDPTAFQVGVLEVDSRAPIPRLTGPKLNLDGYVVTFEDEFRDLSVSAAGPGTRWFTATKESFGDARFVPQADGFPFSIVKGVLPDKPVLRIEAAKKDGRWCSGILASADPKGGGFSQKFGYFEMRAKFPASPGMWPAFWLLGQPSLTDRSRTNPEIDVVEWYGALPNLVMSTMHLWRPNGKHTAVGDHINVPGLTEEFHRYGVLIDEDNVTYYFDGIRTQQQKTPEEAKVPLYMLVNLAMGSGWPIDKAVSPSYLYVDYVRAYAKR from the coding sequence ATGAGACCTGACCTGCTCTTAGCGGCGATCGTTTGCGCAGTCCTCTCACCGCCGACAGTCTGGGGGCAGGTCCAGGTCGAGGCCCCAAGGAAGATGCTGGAAGACTTCGAAAACGGGCGGGACGGGTGGAACTACGTCGATGGGCGGGAGTTCCCGGGGGCGAAGGGATCGCTGGCCCTTGACACGACGGTGGCTCATGGGGGCAAAGCCTCTTTGAAGCTCGAGGCGGACTTCACCGCCGGTGGGGCTTACGTTGGGACGTACCGCGATCTCGACCGGCTCAAGGATGAGGATTTCAAGGCGATCCATCTGTGGATCAAGTCGAATCACGTTGCCCACATTGGCGTGCGTATCGTCGACAGCACCGACCAGTGCCACCAGAAGCATGGTGGAGTCGCCCTGGCCGCGACCGCGGACTGGCAGAAGGTGGTCCTGAAGATCGCGGATGTGGTGGGTGGCGAGCACTGGGGCGGGGCCAATGACGGCAGATGGCACGGACCGGCCAAAGGGCTGGGCATCAATATCGGCAGGGACGCGGCCACCGCCCGGACGGGGGCGAGTTCGATTCACCTGGATGACATCGAGGTTGTTCCGGGGCCTGTGATGGACGGGCATCCGACCCTGCATTCGGTGGTTCCGGATCGGCCCTCCTGCCGCCCCGGCTTCGAGGTTGCGGTCCGATATCGCTGGGATGCCGAGCCTTTGGGCAGTGACCACCGTGTTTTCGTTCACCTTCTGGACGCCAAGGGGAAGATGGTGTTCCAGTCTGACCATGCGGCTCCTGAATCGACCTCGATCTGGTCCGGGCGCATCGAGTACAAGAACCGGATTTACGTACCGATCGACAGCCCCGAGGGCGAGTATGTGATGGTAGCCGGTCTCTATCGCGGCGGAAGGCGTGTGGTCCTCAAGGCGGGGGATGGGGTCACGGCGTTCAGAGGCGACCCCACTGCCTTCCAGGTGGGCGTACTCGAGGTTGACTCGCGGGCGCCGATTCCCCGACTGACCGGGCCCAAGTTGAATCTGGACGGCTACGTTGTGACCTTCGAGGACGAGTTCCGGGATCTCAGCGTCTCGGCGGCCGGTCCGGGGACGCGGTGGTTTACGGCCACGAAGGAGAGTTTTGGCGACGCCCGCTTCGTGCCCCAGGCGGACGGCTTTCCATTCTCGATTGTCAAGGGTGTTCTGCCGGACAAGCCTGTCCTGCGGATTGAAGCCGCCAAGAAGGACGGGCGCTGGTGCAGCGGCATCCTGGCCTCTGCCGACCCCAAGGGGGGCGGTTTTTCCCAGAAGTTCGGCTACTTCGAGATGCGGGCCAAGTTCCCCGCGAGCCCGGGCATGTGGCCGGCGTTCTGGCTGCTGGGTCAGCCTTCGCTGACCGACCGGTCGAGGACCAACCCCGAGATTGACGTAGTGGAGTGGTACGGTGCACTCCCGAACCTGGTTATGTCCACCATGCATCTCTGGCGGCCGAACGGCAAGCATACGGCCGTCGGGGACCACATCAACGTGCCGGGCTTGACGGAGGAGTTTCATCGCTACGGGGTACTGATCGACGAGGACAACGTGACCTACTACTTTGATGGCATCCGGACCCAGCAGCAGAAGACGCCGGAGGAAGCGAAGGTTCCGCTGTACATGCTGGTTAACCTGGCCATGGGCAGCGGATGGCCGATCGACAAGGCGGTGAGCCCCTCGTACCTGTACGTGGACTATGTCCGGGCCTATGCCAAGAGATGA
- a CDS encoding Gfo/Idh/MocA family oxidoreductase, translated as MSQSLPVAVIGTGHMGRHHVRIYHELAEAELVGIVDLDEARAGELAAKFKTKAYASITPLLGKVKAVSVAVPTVAHLAVARPFLEAGVAVLIEKPLAQDTATAGELLETGRRHGTLLQVGHTERFNPVVRAMRSMQVSPQFIETHRISPFTFRSADIGVVMDMMIHDIDIVLSLVKANPARVEAVGVSVLGRHEDIANARVIFEGGCVANLTASRLALKTERKIRVFSQEAYLSLDYQKKSGIAIKKDANLDLLKFAREHKAEDLSQLAGSDFGSMVKVEPLVVDDVEPLRAELQSFLHSVRTGERPAVTAEEGAAAVDLAERITMAVKEHDWQIK; from the coding sequence GTGTCGCAGAGTCTCCCTGTCGCGGTCATTGGCACCGGTCACATGGGCCGCCATCACGTGCGTATTTACCACGAGCTCGCCGAAGCGGAGCTGGTGGGAATCGTGGACCTGGACGAGGCCCGTGCGGGGGAGTTGGCCGCGAAGTTCAAGACCAAGGCCTACGCCTCGATTACGCCGCTGCTTGGCAAGGTGAAGGCGGTGAGTGTGGCCGTTCCCACGGTTGCGCACCTGGCCGTTGCCCGGCCTTTTCTGGAGGCGGGTGTGGCCGTGCTGATCGAGAAGCCGCTGGCCCAGGACACGGCGACGGCGGGCGAACTGCTCGAGACCGGCCGGCGGCATGGAACGTTATTGCAGGTCGGGCACACCGAGCGGTTCAATCCCGTGGTTCGGGCGATGAGGAGCATGCAGGTCTCGCCGCAGTTCATCGAGACTCATCGCATCAGCCCGTTCACTTTTCGCTCGGCGGACATTGGCGTGGTCATGGACATGATGATCCACGATATTGACATTGTGCTCTCGCTGGTGAAGGCGAATCCGGCTCGAGTAGAGGCGGTGGGGGTGAGCGTGCTTGGCCGGCACGAGGACATTGCCAACGCCCGGGTGATCTTTGAAGGCGGGTGCGTAGCCAATCTGACCGCTTCGCGTCTGGCTCTGAAGACCGAGCGAAAGATCCGGGTATTCAGCCAGGAGGCCTATCTGTCGCTGGACTATCAGAAGAAGAGCGGTATCGCGATCAAGAAGGACGCGAACCTGGACCTGCTGAAGTTTGCCCGCGAGCACAAGGCCGAGGATCTCTCGCAGCTGGCCGGCAGCGACTTCGGCTCGATGGTCAAGGTTGAGCCGCTGGTGGTGGATGATGTCGAGCCGCTGCGAGCGGAACTGCAGTCGTTTCTGCATTCGGTTCGCACGGGTGAGAGGCCGGCGGTGACGGCCGAGGAAGGCGCCGCGGCGGTGGATCTGGCCGAGCGGATCACGATGGCGGTCAAGGAGCACGACTGGCAGATCAAATAG